CATCGTCAGAGCAACACTGAACTTGGCAGCCGTGGTATCCTCCGTGACACCAGAAGTACGAACCGAGTTAATCTCTTCGTAGTTCTCCAATTTCCCTAGAAATTGATTGATCTGATCCTCAGACAGAGCAGCCTCGGATTCCAACAGAATTGTGGAAGGGGCAAGCTCGCCCTTGTTGTATTTCGTTTCGACGATTTCATAGCCTACGCGTGAAGGTAAATCAACGGGAAATTTCTTGACCGTGTCAAATTCATATCTCAGGTTAAACACATTCAGCGCCGTAATTACCATAAAGACAGCGACAATTCCGCCAGTTAACAGCGGCTTGTTGACGACAAACTTGGCGATCGGGCCCCAAATGCCGTGCTTCATTTCATGCTCCTGCCCGATTTTAGGAGCCTTAGGCCAGAAAGCTTTACGCCCGAACAGCGTAAACAAGGCAGGTACCAGGGTCACGGAAGCCAGCATAATGATAAACATGGCCAGCCCAAATACAGGCGCAAAGTTTTGATAATCGCGGAAATCCGTGAAAAATAGAATGAGCATAGCTGCGAGTACAGTACCACCTGCAAAAAACACGGGTTCACCCGTTGCCCGCATGGCGTGCTGCATCGCCGTATATTTACTTTCATATTTGTTCAATTCCTCACGATAGCGCGAGAATACGAACAGCGAGTAGTCGATTACGGCCGCAAACAGCAGGATGCTCATGATCGAGGTCGTCGAGTTGTTAATTTCCAGCCCGGCTGCACCCATCAGAGCGATCGATTGATTCGCTACTTGATATACAATGACCGTAGCAAGCAGCGGAATGATGGCCAGAAGCGGAGAGCGGTAAATGGCAATCAGCAAAATAAGGATGATAACAATTGTGGCAAGCAGCAAGACGAGGTCAGCCTGCTCAAACAGCTTGACGGTATCGCCGGCAATTCCGGCGGGACCGGTGATATAAAACTTGGTGTCAAGATCTTTGGCAATTTCACTGCCGATTACATAGGCTTCATCATTAATTTCTGAGTATTGGCTGTTGCCAATTCCAGCCTCCAGGCTCATAGGAACGATCATGGTGGATCCGTCCTCCGAGGTGAAGCCTGACAGCGCCTGATCCGGCAATGCGCTGATATCGACAATGGAATCGACGCCTTCAATATTAGCCGAGATGATTCCACTCAGAATCTGCCTCACTTCATCAACGTCGATTACCCCTGATTCGTTATGAAAAACGAGGATTCCTGGGGCTCCTTGTTCATTAGGAAACGTTTCCGCTAATTTTTGCTCTGCTATGATGGATTGAGCTTCATCCGGGAGCGACTGGAAGTTGGTCACCTTGTACTCACTCAGCATGGGGCCTGCGCTTAAGCCAATCATGGCTGCCAGCCAGACCACAATGGTAATCCACATCCCCCGTTTGGTTGAGACCCAGTCGGTGATGGGACTTAGTATTCTTCTCAACTGTTATTCCCCCTCCTAAATTGATCGCTCTCACTCTAGCACAAGTAAATAAACTTAATATAAACTGCCGTACATAGAAGTTTGTGGTTGCATCGTCTGGATTTGTTTATATTTATACGGCATCGCTTGTGCTTGGTAAGTTCATGGAAGGAAGAGAAGGGGGAGGGGCCGATATTGTCATCGGCATGTCCTTATTCTTTTATTTAAGGGGAGGAGGTTCAGAACGAGGTATAGCTTTGATGAGCATAGAGAAGAGGTCATTGGCTCAAATACTAGAATAGAGTTGTGATACTGCCGCCCTTGATCTCAACAGGCTGTTCGTCCAGCAGCACCCATACGCTCGCAGCA
This sequence is a window from Paenibacillus urinalis. Protein-coding genes within it:
- a CDS encoding MMPL family transporter — its product is MWITIVVWLAAMIGLSAGPMLSEYKVTNFQSLPDEAQSIIAEQKLAETFPNEQGAPGILVFHNESGVIDVDEVRQILSGIISANIEGVDSIVDISALPDQALSGFTSEDGSTMIVPMSLEAGIGNSQYSEINDEAYVIGSEIAKDLDTKFYITGPAGIAGDTVKLFEQADLVLLLATIVIILILLIAIYRSPLLAIIPLLATVIVYQVANQSIALMGAAGLEINNSTTSIMSILLFAAVIDYSLFVFSRYREELNKYESKYTAMQHAMRATGEPVFFAGGTVLAAMLILFFTDFRDYQNFAPVFGLAMFIIMLASVTLVPALFTLFGRKAFWPKAPKIGQEHEMKHGIWGPIAKFVVNKPLLTGGIVAVFMVITALNVFNLRYEFDTVKKFPVDLPSRVGYEIVETKYNKGELAPSTILLESEAALSEDQINQFLGKLENYEEINSVRTSGVTEDTTAAKFSVALTMNPYSTEAIDFVEELRSQSEAILNELSLQGDVYFGGVTAKLVDERTINNSDIVRVVILETILILVLLIALTRSLKMSIYMIATILISYVSALGLGLFLVDVLFGYDAISTRVPVYAFIFLVALGIDYNIILISRFLEERKTRKVKDALEVAIRNTGGVISSAGVILAATFAALTTMPIADLFVFGFIVAIGILIDTFLVRGMLLPSLILFFEKDKDM